A single region of the Saprospiraceae bacterium genome encodes:
- the rsfS gene encoding ribosome silencing factor gives MILETKVDHPNIGIEALNDLIIDSIQDIKGKQIVKLDLRNLDEAPADFFIICEGDSNTQVKAISDNIHRRLKQEARMLPNHVEGEKNALWICLDYFNIVVHVFYKETRAFYELEDLWSDARYTAYETL, from the coding sequence TTGATTCTGGAAACAAAAGTTGACCATCCAAATATTGGTATTGAGGCATTGAATGATTTAATCATTGATAGTATTCAAGATATCAAAGGGAAGCAAATCGTTAAATTGGATTTGCGAAATTTAGACGAAGCTCCGGCAGATTTTTTTATTATTTGCGAAGGAGACTCCAACACCCAGGTGAAAGCTATTTCGGATAACATTCATAGGCGGTTGAAACAAGAAGCTAGAATGTTACCTAATCATGTTGAGGGTGAAAAAAATGCACTTTGGATCTGCCTTGACTACTTTAACATAGTAGTACATGTTTTTTACAAAGAGACGCGTGCCTTCTATGAATTAGAGGACCTATGGAGCGATGCTCGTTATACAGCATACGAAACCTTATAG
- a CDS encoding biotin--[acetyl-CoA-carboxylase] ligase: MFDNLTSTNEYALSLLSKSKPIEGTVISARFQTAGKGQIGSSWQVEADKNLTLSVILYPNFLPVAQQFYLSQAVALAVADFIQIFIAANLVKIKWPNDVYIGNKKTAGILIQNTISGSNLQTSVIGLGININQLVFPATLPNPTSIGLETGKADYPLDEVSTALCACLESRYLQLKAQQWQRLSTDYLSKLYRIGEQHLFKRADNRLFEGEIVGTSISGQLKIATPLGIETFNMKEVTFAN; the protein is encoded by the coding sequence ATGTTTGACAACTTAACATCTACAAACGAATACGCTCTTAGCTTATTATCAAAAAGCAAACCAATTGAAGGAACTGTCATATCGGCTCGCTTTCAAACCGCTGGGAAAGGACAAATTGGCAGCAGTTGGCAGGTTGAGGCAGACAAGAACCTTACTTTGAGTGTTATTTTATACCCTAATTTTCTTCCTGTTGCACAACAATTTTACCTCAGCCAGGCTGTTGCTTTAGCTGTTGCTGATTTTATACAAATTTTTATAGCCGCCAACCTCGTAAAAATAAAATGGCCAAATGACGTGTATATCGGCAACAAGAAAACAGCCGGCATACTCATTCAAAATACCATTTCAGGTTCAAATTTACAAACGAGTGTGATTGGGCTGGGCATAAATATCAATCAGTTGGTTTTTCCGGCAACCCTCCCTAATCCGACCTCTATTGGTTTGGAAACCGGCAAAGCAGATTATCCATTAGATGAAGTCTCGACTGCTTTATGTGCTTGCCTGGAAAGCCGATATTTGCAACTGAAAGCCCAGCAATGGCAACGCTTATCCACAGACTATTTGTCAAAGCTTTATCGCATAGGTGAGCAGCACCTATTTAAACGAGCCGACAACCGCCTTTTTGAAGGAGAAATTGTTGGTACCAGCATTTCTGGACAGTTAAAAATAGCCACTCCCTTAGGCATTGAAACATTTAATATGAAAGAAGTTACCTTTGCCAACTAA